In Cytophagia bacterium CHB2, a single genomic region encodes these proteins:
- a CDS encoding SDR family oxidoreductase, with amino-acid sequence MYDDLIGKHVLVTGGASGLGYAIAKAFIANQSKVVIVGRDAEKLARAQSELGENARAIAFDLNEIDRYPELLAQIQNAVGAIEVLVNNAGINLKKEALTVSNQEYQAIVHTNQTAVFALTREIAQTMVGRGGNIIMISSMATHYGVPKVVGYAASKSAVEGMTRVLAVEWAPHGIRINCIAPGFIATAMSAQAFENDPERKARALARTPMGKFGEPSDVANAALFLASAQAKYITGVVLPVDGGNSIGF; translated from the coding sequence ATGTATGATGATCTCATTGGCAAGCATGTTCTGGTTACCGGCGGCGCAAGTGGACTCGGCTATGCCATCGCCAAGGCGTTTATCGCGAATCAGTCGAAAGTTGTTATCGTCGGCAGAGATGCGGAAAAGCTCGCGCGTGCTCAAAGTGAGTTGGGCGAGAATGCGCGTGCCATTGCATTTGATTTGAACGAGATAGATCGCTATCCGGAATTGCTGGCGCAGATCCAGAATGCCGTTGGTGCGATCGAGGTGCTGGTAAACAACGCGGGCATCAATTTGAAGAAAGAGGCGCTGACGGTTTCCAATCAAGAGTATCAGGCAATTGTGCACACCAACCAGACCGCGGTCTTCGCGCTTACGCGAGAGATCGCGCAGACCATGGTGGGCCGGGGTGGCAACATCATCATGATCAGCTCGATGGCCACGCACTATGGTGTTCCCAAAGTTGTCGGTTATGCCGCTTCGAAATCTGCGGTCGAGGGCATGACGCGCGTGCTGGCAGTGGAGTGGGCGCCGCATGGCATTCGCATCAATTGCATCGCCCCGGGTTTTATTGCCACGGCGATGTCTGCGCAAGCTTTTGAAAACGATCCGGAGAGAAAAGCGAGAGCGCTGGCGCGCACGCCCATGGGAAAATTCGGCGAACCCTCGGATGTGGCCAATGCAGCGCTGTTTCTGGCATCAGCACAGGCGAAATATATCACCGGCGTCGTGCTTCCGGTTGACGGCGGCAATTCCATTGGATTTTGA
- a CDS encoding dihydroxy-acid dehydratase, translated as MKDVKKLRSQEWFGGNDKMGFVHRSWLRNQGYPDDHFRGRPVIGICNTWSDLTPCNGHLRDFAEIVKKGVLEAGGFPLEFPVTSMGETIMRPTTMLFRNLVSMDVEESIRANPLDGVVLLTGCDKTTPSTLMGACSVDLPTLVVPGGPMLNGRFRGECIGSGSFNWMIKTKQTAEGFSADDLLEAEICAARSSGHCNTMGTASTMATMVEALGLTLPGASAIPAVDSRKKVMATNLIIHLLAIAGRIGVKLNLEDFDKLGSKIPLLVNLMPSGKFLMEDYFYAGGLPVVINELGDRLHQDAITVNGKTLRENNAKAECFNREVIASIDKPLQPEAGIAVLKGNLCENGAVIKPSAATPALMKHRGRAVVFESMEDYHARIDDPNLDIDESCVIVLKSVGPKGYPGMPEVGNVDLPAKLIQKGVKDMVRISDGRMSGTAYGTVVLHISPESAIGGTLALVKDGDFIELDVANRRLHLDVSDEELKRRRATWFPPAPHTNRGYVRIYLEHVQQADQGADLDILIGKSGAVVKGDLH; from the coding sequence ATGAAAGATGTAAAAAAACTCCGTAGCCAGGAATGGTTTGGCGGCAATGACAAGATGGGCTTCGTCCATCGCTCGTGGCTGCGCAATCAGGGTTACCCCGACGATCACTTCCGCGGCCGGCCGGTCATCGGTATCTGCAACACCTGGTCCGATCTGACGCCCTGCAACGGCCACTTGCGCGATTTTGCCGAGATTGTCAAAAAGGGCGTACTGGAGGCGGGCGGATTTCCGCTGGAATTTCCCGTGACCTCGATGGGCGAAACCATTATGCGGCCCACGACCATGTTGTTCCGCAATCTCGTCAGCATGGACGTGGAAGAATCGATCCGCGCCAATCCGCTCGATGGCGTCGTGCTACTAACGGGCTGCGACAAGACGACGCCTTCAACGTTGATGGGCGCGTGCAGCGTCGATCTCCCCACCCTCGTCGTGCCCGGCGGGCCGATGCTCAATGGCCGCTTTCGAGGAGAATGCATCGGCTCCGGCTCATTCAACTGGATGATCAAAACGAAGCAAACGGCCGAAGGATTCTCCGCCGATGATTTGTTGGAAGCGGAAATCTGCGCGGCGCGCAGCAGCGGCCATTGCAACACCATGGGAACTGCCTCGACCATGGCGACGATGGTTGAAGCTTTGGGTCTGACATTGCCCGGCGCCTCGGCGATTCCCGCCGTTGATTCCAGGAAAAAAGTCATGGCGACCAATTTGATCATTCATTTGTTGGCCATCGCCGGCAGGATTGGTGTAAAATTAAACCTCGAAGATTTTGACAAGCTCGGTAGCAAAATTCCGTTGTTGGTCAACTTGATGCCCTCGGGAAAATTCCTGATGGAGGATTATTTTTATGCCGGTGGCCTGCCGGTTGTGATCAACGAACTCGGCGACCGTTTGCATCAAGATGCGATAACCGTCAACGGCAAAACGCTGCGCGAGAACAATGCCAAAGCCGAATGTTTCAACCGCGAAGTGATTGCCAGCATCGATAAACCGTTACAGCCGGAAGCAGGTATTGCCGTGCTCAAAGGAAATCTCTGCGAAAACGGCGCGGTGATCAAACCCTCGGCGGCAACGCCGGCACTCATGAAACACCGCGGCCGCGCCGTCGTGTTTGAGAGCATGGAAGATTATCATGCACGCATTGACGATCCGAATTTGGATATCGACGAATCGTGCGTCATCGTGCTGAAGAGCGTCGGCCCGAAAGGCTATCCCGGCATGCCCGAAGTGGGCAACGTTGATCTTCCCGCGAAATTGATACAGAAAGGTGTGAAGGACATGGTCCGCATCTCGGATGGAAGAATGAGCGGCACGGCTTACGGAACGGTGGTGTTGCATATTTCACCCGAATCCGCCATCGGCGGCACACTGGCGTTGGTAAAAGACGGCGACTTCATCGAGCTTGATGTTGCCAATCGCAGGTTGCATCTTGATGTCTCCGACGAAGAGTTGAAGCGACGCCGAGCCACGTGGTTTCCTCCCGCGCCGCATACAAACCGAGGTTACGTGCGCATCTATTTGGAGCACGTGCAGCAAGCCGACCAAGGCGCCGATCTGGATATTCTCATAGGAAAATCCGGCGCGGTGGTGAAAGGGGATTTGCATTAA
- a CDS encoding 2-hydroxyhepta-2,4-diene-1,7-dioate isomerase: MKLYKIKTGVVIETDHGFHLLEGENWDTFVNDDNLFGKLAAIVRAVEPIENGQQLLNSRLEAPIQSQELWASGVTYIRSKIGRQEESKNSGGGEFYARVYEAERPELFFKATSHRVVGSGGKVRIRQDSNWNVPEPELTLMITSSGKIVGYTIGNDMSSRSIEGENPLYLPQAKTYDGCAALGPCIYVTEEPLPADTIIHLEIARNNAPVFTGSVDIKQMKRTPEGLVSYLYRECSFPHGSLLMTGAGIIPPSDFSLQSGDEIRITIQPIGMLVNTVK, from the coding sequence TTGAAACTCTACAAAATAAAAACCGGCGTCGTCATTGAAACAGATCACGGCTTTCATTTGTTGGAAGGCGAAAACTGGGATACTTTCGTCAATGACGACAATCTCTTTGGCAAACTCGCTGCAATCGTGCGCGCGGTTGAACCGATAGAGAACGGCCAACAACTTCTGAACTCCCGTTTGGAAGCCCCAATTCAATCTCAGGAATTATGGGCAAGCGGCGTCACGTACATTCGCAGCAAAATTGGCCGCCAAGAAGAGTCAAAAAATTCCGGCGGCGGGGAATTCTACGCGCGCGTTTATGAAGCGGAACGTCCCGAATTGTTTTTCAAAGCGACTTCGCACCGCGTCGTTGGTTCGGGCGGCAAAGTGAGAATTCGCCAAGATTCCAACTGGAATGTCCCAGAGCCGGAGCTGACTTTGATGATCACCTCCAGCGGCAAGATTGTCGGTTACACCATCGGCAATGACATGAGCTCGCGAAGTATCGAAGGCGAGAACCCGCTTTATCTGCCGCAAGCCAAGACGTATGACGGCTGCGCTGCCCTCGGCCCGTGCATTTACGTGACGGAAGAACCTTTGCCCGCGGACACGATCATTCATCTTGAAATTGCAAGAAACAACGCGCCGGTCTTCACCGGCAGCGTAGACATTAAACAAATGAAGAGAACGCCGGAAGGGTTGGTTTCCTATTTATATCGGGAATGCTCTTTTCCGCACGGCAGCTTGCTCATGACCGGAGCCGGCATTATTCCGCCGAGTGATTTTAGCTTGCAAAGCGGTGATGAGATTCGCATTACGATTCAACCAATAGGCATGTTAGTAAATACCGTGAAATAG
- a CDS encoding uroporphyrinogen decarboxylase, with protein sequence MKPAQWEIFKKAARLEKLEQVPMALIIDSPWIPGYLGLHHMDYYLDPELWFQSNLKIHEEYPDIIFVPSWWMEYGMAAEPSALGAKIKFWQNNTPSEYHTLYHIEDIDNFPEYEVECDAFMAMTLHRIKMQKQRILEQGEILPMVTSRGPLCTAGFVRSTTEFMIDIVEKPEWAHKLIDRCTNLIIDWLKAQVKIMGDSVEGIFILDDIVGFINEEHYMEFAHPYLKRICDAFPKDWVKLYHNDAEIAACLDHLPDCGFNVLNWGKQTDIAEVKARVGDRMCLMGNVNPLEIGVRGTPEEVRAATLEVLEKSGGEGIILSVGGGVSPGMPRANILAMQEALAEFNSNR encoded by the coding sequence ATGAAGCCAGCACAATGGGAGATCTTCAAGAAGGCAGCCCGTCTGGAAAAATTGGAGCAGGTGCCCATGGCGCTGATTATTGACAGCCCGTGGATACCCGGTTATTTGGGCTTGCATCACATGGATTATTATCTCGATCCCGAGCTATGGTTCCAGTCCAATTTGAAGATCCATGAGGAATACCCGGATATCATCTTTGTTCCCTCCTGGTGGATGGAATACGGCATGGCGGCGGAGCCTTCGGCTTTGGGAGCGAAGATCAAATTTTGGCAGAACAACACTCCCAGCGAATATCATACACTTTATCACATCGAGGATATCGACAACTTCCCGGAATATGAAGTGGAGTGCGACGCTTTCATGGCAATGACGCTACACCGCATCAAAATGCAGAAACAGCGCATTCTGGAACAAGGCGAGATCCTGCCGATGGTCACCTCGCGCGGTCCGCTGTGCACCGCCGGATTTGTGCGCAGTACCACAGAGTTCATGATTGACATTGTGGAAAAACCCGAATGGGCGCACAAACTGATCGATCGCTGCACCAATCTCATCATCGACTGGTTGAAGGCGCAGGTGAAAATCATGGGCGATTCGGTGGAAGGCATTTTCATTCTGGACGACATTGTAGGCTTCATCAATGAAGAACATTACATGGAATTTGCTCATCCTTATTTGAAGAGAATCTGTGATGCCTTTCCCAAAGATTGGGTCAAGCTCTATCACAATGATGCCGAAATCGCCGCGTGTTTGGATCATTTGCCGGACTGCGGCTTCAATGTTTTGAATTGGGGCAAGCAAACCGACATTGCTGAAGTGAAAGCACGCGTCGGCGACCGCATGTGCCTCATGGGCAACGTCAATCCTTTGGAAATTGGAGTACGCGGCACTCCGGAGGAGGTGCGCGCAGCTACATTGGAAGTTTTGGAAAAAAGCGGTGGCGAAGGAATCATTCTCTCCGTCGGTGGAGGCGTGAGCCCGGGCATGCCGCGCGCCAACATTTTGGCCATGCAAGAGGCTTTAGCAGAGTTCAATTCCAACCGATAG
- a CDS encoding DUF4445 domain-containing protein produces the protein MSVELHFNNEHASVAPGSSLFEYAESLGIRVPTSCFKQGKCKECLVEIVAGVECLSAPVTQEEHLRENFRLSCRTRIVTDTGVVRCHTLRRGDMRIEKRALRLPVAHENLQIDPAVTRDGERILLDGEEIDRRLGPIHGLAVDLGTTTVVIRLLNLETGEIIADAAFENPQRFGGAEVMSRIHYDSTHRGKLLQRTLARYLNHAIEEFPVDPASIYEVVVAGNSTMRDLFFRLNVYSIGQSPYQSITELERAGGQRTATSVTAPARRLLLRLNPKARAYGLPIISGHVGADAAACMLAVDIANEERLVAIMDIGTNTELIVGNKDRILAASCPAGPAFEGGNISCGMPGLPGAIERVRINDEGKGDFSVIDGSEPEGICGSGLIDLLSELLRTGRINTLGRFEQGDKRFVLLENGARPIYLNESDINELAQAKGANVAGLQIVFDEYGIGFEDLDVFYLAGGFGRHLNVEAAKRIGLIPNIDNAKILQVGNAAIEGACTALLSQTKRDELENLVNKIRHCRLETHHGFFDYFVEGCQFHPLVSSG, from the coding sequence ATGAGCGTTGAGCTACACTTCAATAATGAACATGCCAGCGTCGCGCCCGGCTCTTCGCTTTTCGAATATGCCGAGTCTTTGGGCATTCGCGTGCCGACTTCGTGCTTCAAGCAGGGAAAGTGCAAGGAATGCCTGGTTGAAATCGTTGCGGGCGTGGAATGCCTTTCCGCACCGGTGACGCAGGAAGAACACTTGCGCGAGAACTTCCGGCTTTCCTGCCGCACGCGCATTGTCACAGACACCGGCGTGGTACGATGCCATACATTGCGGCGCGGCGACATGCGCATCGAAAAACGCGCGTTGCGGCTTCCGGTGGCTCATGAAAACCTGCAGATCGATCCTGCAGTAACGCGCGATGGCGAGCGGATTCTGCTGGATGGCGAAGAAATCGATCGCAGATTGGGTCCCATTCACGGGCTGGCTGTGGATCTGGGAACGACGACTGTCGTCATTCGCCTTTTGAATTTGGAAACTGGAGAAATCATCGCGGATGCGGCTTTCGAAAACCCGCAACGATTCGGCGGCGCCGAAGTGATGTCACGCATCCATTATGACTCCACGCACCGCGGCAAGCTGCTGCAACGCACGCTCGCGCGCTATTTGAATCATGCTATTGAAGAGTTTCCGGTGGACCCGGCCTCGATCTACGAAGTTGTCGTTGCGGGAAATTCCACCATGCGCGATTTGTTCTTTCGGCTCAATGTGTATTCCATCGGACAAAGTCCTTACCAATCTATCACTGAGTTGGAAAGGGCAGGCGGCCAGCGGACCGCGACGAGTGTCACTGCACCAGCGAGACGCCTGCTCTTGCGGCTGAATCCCAAAGCGCGCGCTTATGGCCTGCCCATCATCAGCGGTCACGTGGGCGCGGACGCCGCCGCTTGCATGCTCGCTGTGGATATTGCGAATGAAGAGCGTTTGGTCGCGATCATGGACATCGGCACCAATACTGAGTTGATTGTCGGCAACAAGGATAGAATTCTCGCGGCCTCTTGTCCCGCCGGACCGGCATTCGAAGGCGGTAACATCTCCTGCGGCATGCCGGGATTGCCGGGCGCCATTGAAAGAGTGAGAATTAACGACGAGGGAAAAGGCGATTTCAGCGTCATCGATGGCAGTGAGCCGGAAGGGATCTGCGGCTCTGGACTGATCGATTTGTTGAGCGAGCTGCTTAGAACCGGGCGCATCAATACTCTCGGAAGATTCGAGCAGGGTGACAAGCGCTTTGTCTTGCTGGAGAACGGCGCTCGCCCAATTTATTTGAACGAAAGCGACATCAACGAATTGGCTCAGGCCAAGGGCGCCAATGTTGCGGGCTTGCAAATTGTGTTTGACGAGTATGGGATTGGATTTGAAGATTTGGATGTTTTTTATTTGGCGGGAGGATTTGGCCGCCATTTGAATGTCGAGGCTGCCAAACGGATTGGCCTGATTCCCAATATCGACAATGCCAAAATCCTGCAAGTCGGCAATGCCGCGATCGAGGGCGCCTGCACTGCGCTGCTCTCGCAAACAAAACGTGACGAGTTGGAGAATTTGGTGAATAAAATCAGGCATTGCCGCCTGGAGACGCACCATGGATTTTTCGACTACTTTGTGGAAGGTTGCCAATTCCATCCGCTTGTATCGTCAGGATAA
- a CDS encoding aldehyde dehydrogenase (NADP(+)), with the protein MELTGLNFIGNEQSGKGKITFHAVNPATGAEMSPAFHEATPQEIDEAILKAEAAFLTYSKKSGPERALFLETIADEIVALGDGLIKRCGEETGLTEGRLTGERGRTVNQLRLFASLLREGSWVDARIDTADPNRPPAPKPDIRSMQKALGPVGIFGASNFPLAFSVAGGDTASALAAGCTVVEKAHPAHPGTCEMIAHAIVRAVEKSNMPSGTFSMVHGHSTEVGMAMVKHPLIKAIGFTGSFRGGKAIFDAAAQRPTPIPVYAEMGSTNPVFILPGALRERKAEIAKGLTASVTLGVGQFCTNPGLVVFEESADAAQFQQLATANFQEVAAATMLTSQIHRAYVNGIEKLRQQAGVAMLAKGKAEEEGFQGVGYLFQTNARNFLANAHLEEEVFGPSTLAVTASNKTELIGVAQRLKGHLTATLWATDDDFKEYADLIAILERKAGRLIINGFPTGVEVCHAMIHGGPFPATTDSRSTSVGTAAITRFTRPVCYQNFPNAILPDELKNENPLGIWRLVNGERKK; encoded by the coding sequence ATGGAACTCACCGGACTAAATTTTATCGGCAACGAGCAATCGGGAAAAGGCAAAATCACTTTTCATGCTGTCAATCCTGCCACCGGCGCTGAGATGTCGCCGGCATTTCATGAGGCTACGCCGCAGGAAATCGATGAAGCCATTCTCAAAGCCGAAGCAGCTTTTCTTACATACAGCAAAAAGAGCGGACCGGAACGCGCCTTGTTCCTCGAAACCATCGCAGATGAAATCGTCGCGCTCGGGGATGGTTTGATAAAAAGATGTGGCGAGGAAACCGGCTTGACTGAGGGAAGACTGACCGGCGAACGAGGAAGAACGGTGAATCAACTGAGACTTTTCGCCAGTCTTCTGCGCGAAGGTTCTTGGGTGGATGCGCGCATCGATACGGCAGATCCGAATCGTCCGCCGGCGCCCAAGCCTGATATCAGAAGCATGCAGAAGGCTTTGGGTCCGGTCGGAATTTTCGGCGCGAGCAATTTTCCATTGGCTTTTTCCGTGGCAGGCGGAGACACGGCTTCCGCGTTGGCCGCCGGTTGCACGGTCGTTGAAAAGGCGCATCCGGCGCACCCCGGCACTTGCGAGATGATCGCGCACGCCATTGTGAGAGCCGTTGAAAAATCCAACATGCCGAGCGGAACATTTTCCATGGTGCATGGCCATTCCACCGAAGTCGGCATGGCGATGGTAAAACATCCGTTGATCAAAGCCATCGGCTTCACCGGATCTTTTAGAGGAGGAAAGGCGATCTTCGATGCCGCCGCGCAGCGGCCAACGCCGATTCCGGTTTATGCCGAGATGGGCAGCACCAATCCCGTGTTCATTTTGCCTGGCGCATTGCGGGAGCGAAAAGCAGAGATTGCGAAAGGATTGACCGCTTCCGTCACACTGGGCGTCGGCCAATTTTGCACAAACCCTGGGTTGGTTGTCTTCGAAGAGTCTGCCGACGCTGCACAATTTCAACAACTCGCTACCGCCAATTTTCAAGAAGTCGCTGCAGCAACCATGCTCACGTCACAGATTCATCGCGCCTACGTAAACGGGATCGAGAAATTGCGCCAGCAAGCAGGCGTTGCGATGTTGGCAAAAGGCAAAGCTGAGGAGGAAGGGTTCCAGGGCGTTGGTTATCTGTTTCAAACCAACGCCCGGAATTTTTTAGCCAACGCGCATCTCGAGGAAGAAGTTTTTGGACCTTCCACCCTGGCGGTGACCGCAAGTAACAAGACTGAGCTTATTGGCGTTGCACAAAGACTAAAGGGCCATCTGACGGCAACACTTTGGGCGACAGATGACGATTTCAAAGAGTATGCGGATCTCATCGCCATTCTCGAACGCAAAGCCGGCAGGTTGATCATCAACGGTTTTCCCACCGGCGTCGAAGTTTGTCATGCGATGATTCATGGCGGGCCGTTTCCGGCGACGACGGATAGCCGCTCGACTTCCGTCGGCACGGCAGCCATCACACGGTTTACCCGGCCGGTCTGTTATCAGAATTTTCCAAATGCTATATTGCCGGATGAACTAAAGAATGAAAATCCGCTGGGCATCTGGAGGTTGGTCAATGGCGAGAGGAAGAAATAA
- a CDS encoding alpha/beta hydrolase, translated as MKTKSTLTRHYAGRIALAAVYLFLAVFSIEVLNAQEKKSMDVASSPPRVEIPGSQLQKITSAIVGQEYDLYIHLPRNYGSKDQKHPVLYLLDAQWDFPLVTAIFGQQFYDGFLPGLVIVGITWGGKNPNHDSLRARDLTPNNAAPLLQSGGAPKFLAFIKQELIPFIESKYLVSGDRTLMGSSFGGLFTLYALFSETELFQRYVLTSPAVGWANEGIYAFEKNYADKKSQLPARLFMAVGELEDVAGFQKFADQLKARNYDGLALQTRVLENTGHSGTKAEGYTRGLQFVFARPSLKLAAAILAQYVGTFEPNPETKVLISVENDHLIAQGPYNTKLVLHAETEQDFYVPGQYLFARFKKDEQGRVTGFQLAQFGGEVFARKVGAPD; from the coding sequence ATGAAAACAAAATCTACGTTAACTCGCCACTATGCCGGCAGGATTGCCCTTGCTGCTGTTTATCTTTTTCTCGCTGTTTTTTCGATTGAAGTTCTGAATGCTCAGGAAAAGAAGAGCATGGATGTCGCTTCATCACCGCCACGAGTGGAGATCCCCGGCTCGCAATTGCAGAAGATCACCTCTGCGATTGTCGGGCAGGAATACGATTTATATATCCATTTGCCGAGAAACTACGGCAGTAAAGATCAAAAGCATCCCGTGCTCTATTTGCTCGATGCACAATGGGATTTTCCTTTGGTCACTGCCATTTTTGGCCAGCAATTCTATGATGGTTTTTTGCCGGGCCTCGTCATTGTTGGAATTACCTGGGGAGGAAAAAATCCCAACCATGATTCGCTGCGCGCGCGAGATTTGACGCCGAACAATGCGGCGCCGTTGCTCCAGTCCGGCGGTGCGCCAAAGTTTCTCGCTTTTATCAAACAAGAGCTCATCCCTTTTATCGAGTCCAAATATCTCGTCTCGGGCGACCGCACGCTAATGGGCAGCTCGTTCGGCGGCCTTTTCACATTGTACGCCCTTTTTAGTGAAACAGAATTATTTCAACGCTACGTTTTGACCAGCCCGGCGGTGGGCTGGGCAAATGAAGGCATTTATGCTTTCGAAAAGAACTATGCAGACAAGAAATCCCAACTTCCAGCCCGGCTTTTTATGGCTGTGGGAGAACTGGAAGACGTTGCCGGTTTTCAGAAATTTGCGGATCAGTTGAAAGCGCGGAATTATGATGGCCTTGCGCTGCAAACCCGGGTGCTGGAAAACACCGGCCATTCCGGCACAAAAGCCGAAGGCTACACCAGAGGCTTGCAGTTTGTGTTCGCGCGGCCGTCATTAAAACTTGCAGCAGCAATCTTGGCGCAATACGTTGGCACCTTTGAGCCTAATCCTGAAACTAAAGTTTTGATTTCAGTGGAAAATGATCATCTTATCGCGCAGGGCCCGTACAATACAAAACTTGTATTGCATGCTGAGACCGAACAAGATTTCTATGTTCCGGGCCAGTATCTATTCGCCCGTTTCAAGAAGGATGAGCAGGGAAGGGTTACCGGTTTTCAACTGGCGCAATTTGGAGGAGAAGTCTTTGCGCGAAAGGTTGGAGCACCCGACTAG
- a CDS encoding glycosyl hydrolase yields MMIRKFLMCISAFVLICLGFYCNSQPTRDQRSADTETVIRAVADGVLKDATFQFVDQKSGKRFTSPEQAPSDAQLRPESAYTDWRYWNGVLNIAMIELGETLNEPAYIELARKNVAFGFDNYRYFEGKYKGEDKWSYPFGQHFIMKELDDCGAVGASVIEVHRRDQQERYRAYLDQTANHILTHQSRLDDGTLVRSFPHQWTLWADDLYMSLSFLSRMGEFTGEARYFDEAAQQVINFHQYLFDDQKGLMHHCWYSDVNRPGVAFWGRANGWAMVAQVDLLDRLPQNHPQRDTLLTLLRRHILGIAQYQSGEGLWHQLLDKVDSYLETSCSAMFIYTIARAVNKGYIEPRYASIAQRGWEGVRSKIRSDGQVEGVCTGTGVSDDLVFYYRRPTPINDVHGIGTILLAGAEVLSVITKPE; encoded by the coding sequence ATGATGATAAGAAAATTTTTGATGTGCATCTCGGCTTTTGTTCTCATCTGCCTTGGATTCTATTGCAACTCTCAGCCCACGCGGGACCAAAGATCGGCAGATACGGAAACAGTGATTCGCGCCGTGGCAGATGGCGTGCTCAAAGACGCCACCTTTCAGTTCGTCGATCAAAAAAGCGGAAAGCGTTTCACCTCTCCGGAACAGGCGCCCAGTGATGCACAACTGCGGCCGGAAAGTGCTTACACGGATTGGCGCTATTGGAATGGCGTGCTCAATATCGCCATGATCGAGTTGGGAGAAACGCTTAATGAACCGGCTTATATCGAGTTGGCGCGCAAGAACGTCGCCTTCGGCTTCGACAACTATCGCTACTTTGAAGGCAAATACAAAGGCGAGGACAAATGGAGCTACCCCTTCGGCCAGCACTTCATCATGAAAGAACTCGACGACTGCGGCGCGGTGGGCGCAAGTGTTATCGAAGTGCATCGCCGCGATCAGCAAGAGCGTTACCGCGCTTACCTCGATCAGACTGCCAATCACATTCTCACACATCAGAGCCGGCTCGATGACGGCACGCTGGTGCGCTCGTTTCCGCATCAGTGGACGCTTTGGGCGGATGATCTTTACATGAGCCTCTCGTTTCTGAGCCGCATGGGTGAATTTACCGGCGAGGCGCGTTACTTCGATGAGGCCGCGCAGCAGGTTATCAATTTTCACCAGTATCTTTTTGATGATCAGAAGGGACTCATGCATCACTGCTGGTATTCGGATGTTAATCGACCTGGTGTGGCATTTTGGGGACGCGCGAACGGCTGGGCAATGGTGGCGCAGGTGGATCTGTTGGATCGGCTGCCGCAAAACCATCCGCAACGCGACACCTTGCTGACACTACTTCGGCGCCATATTTTAGGCATCGCGCAATATCAGAGTGGCGAGGGTTTGTGGCACCAGCTTCTCGACAAGGTGGATTCATATCTCGAAACCTCTTGCAGCGCGATGTTTATTTACACCATCGCGCGCGCAGTCAACAAAGGCTATATCGAACCGCGTTATGCCTCAATTGCGCAACGTGGCTGGGAGGGTGTGAGGTCAAAGATTCGTTCCGATGGACAGGTCGAAGGCGTTTGTACGGGCACCGGCGTCAGTGATGATTTGGTATTTTACTATCGTCGCCCAACGCCGATAAATGATGTGCACGGCATCGGCACGATACTGCTGGCCGGCGCTGAAGTTTTGTCCGTCATAACAAAACCGGAATAA
- a CDS encoding aldo/keto reductase: MEYRELGRTGWKVSTLSFGAWAIGGTWGAVDDQESLAALHRALDLGVNFFDTADVYGDGRSERLLAQLRRERPQEFYIATKAGRRLNPHVAAGYTRQNLMAFVERSLKNLETEAIDLLQLHCPPTDVYYMPEVFGVLDDLVDAGKLRYYGVSVEKVEEALKAIEYPNVQSVQIIFNILRQRPADLFFSEAQRRRVGILARVPLASGLLSGKFTRASIFAPDDHRAFNRHGEAFDRGETFSGLDYDVGLQAVEALRPLVPRNWTMAQLALRWILMFPAVTCAIPGAKRPAQVEENLKAASLPPLSDETIAAIRGIYNQYARPHVHQFW, encoded by the coding sequence ATGGAATATCGCGAACTTGGACGCACCGGATGGAAGGTTTCGACGTTGAGCTTCGGCGCATGGGCGATTGGCGGTACTTGGGGCGCGGTGGATGATCAGGAATCGCTGGCGGCGCTGCATCGCGCGCTCGATCTGGGGGTGAACTTCTTCGACACTGCCGATGTGTATGGCGATGGACGAAGCGAGCGTTTGCTGGCGCAGCTTCGCCGTGAGCGGCCGCAGGAATTTTATATCGCGACCAAAGCTGGTCGCCGCCTCAATCCGCATGTTGCCGCCGGCTACACGCGGCAGAATCTCATGGCATTCGTCGAACGCAGCCTGAAGAATTTGGAGACGGAAGCAATTGATCTCTTGCAATTGCATTGCCCGCCCACAGATGTTTATTACATGCCGGAAGTGTTTGGCGTGCTGGATGATTTGGTCGATGCCGGCAAGCTGCGTTATTACGGCGTGAGCGTGGAGAAAGTCGAAGAAGCATTGAAGGCCATCGAATATCCGAACGTGCAATCGGTGCAAATCATTTTTAATATCCTCCGGCAGCGCCCGGCTGATCTCTTCTTTAGTGAAGCGCAACGCCGCCGCGTTGGAATTCTGGCGAGAGTACCGCTTGCTTCAGGTTTGTTGAGCGGCAAATTCACGCGCGCCAGCATATTCGCGCCGGACGATCACCGCGCTTTCAACCGGCACGGTGAAGCATTTGATCGCGGCGAGACTTTTTCCGGACTGGACTACGACGTCGGTCTGCAAGCGGTCGAAGCATTACGCCCGTTGGTGCCACGCAATTGGACGATGGCACAACTGGCGCTACGCTGGATTTTGATGTTTCCGGCGGTGACGTGTGCCATCCCGGGGGCCAAGCGCCCGGCTCAGGTCGAAGAGAACCTCAAGGCGGCAAGTTTGCCGCCGCTTTCAGACGAAACCATTGCTGCAATACGTGGCATCTACAATCAGTATGCACGTCCACATGTACATCAATTTTGGTAG